A window of the Carassius gibelio isolate Cgi1373 ecotype wild population from Czech Republic chromosome B16, carGib1.2-hapl.c, whole genome shotgun sequence genome harbors these coding sequences:
- the si:ch211-149k23.9 gene encoding germ cell-specific gene 1-like protein: MLEHMSRRSRSLLSLFLTSLALALSVLAFCTSYWCEGTHKVVKPLCLSPVKMKNCGQNNSEPYATESPTPDPRNPLPTLSPKRREELAKIRQRQLANAVHYIWETGEDKYTFRYFHTGFWESCEKHADGERCRRFLDLTPGETHGVLWLSMIAEFMYISLLGMGFLLLWVEVLCARKEMHALKINAFAAICTVLSGLLGMVAHMMYTTVFQLTVIVGPKDWRPQTWDYGWSFALAWVSFSCCMGAAVMTLNSYTKTVIELRHRQRLRLEEARATSHAPSYNEVVPGGGLYSVSGLLQCPNGVIDSMWASNGSMGLVQERDVPTLVLVGGCGQDSCEDCEREMDEMKEAMNGIDSPC, encoded by the exons ATGCTGGAGCACATGTCCAGGCGTTCTCGCTCCCTGCTCTCTCTTTTCCTAACCTCCCTTGCCCTCGCGTTATCTGTGCTGGCTTTCTGTACATCTTACTGGTGTGAAGGGACGCACAAGGTGGTCAAACCTCTCTGCTTGTCACCTGTCAAGATGAAGAACTGTGGCCAGAACAACAGTGAACCTTACGCTACAG AAAGCCCCACCCCAGATCCACGGAACCCACTACCAACATTATCACCAAAGCGAAGGGAGGAACTAGCCAAGATTCGACAAAGACAATTGGCCAATGCAGTGCACTACATTTGGGAGACCGGAGAAGACAAGTATACCTTCAGATATTTCCACACAGGATTTTGGGAGTCCTGTGAAAAACATGCTGATG GAGAACGGTGCCGCCGGTTCTTGGATCTTACTCCTGGAGAGACTCATG GTGTTCTGTGGCTGTCAATGATTGCTGAGTTCATGTACATCAGTTTGTTGGGCATGGGCTTTCTGCTCTTGTGGGTGGAAGTGTTGTGTGCTCGTAAAGAAATGCATGCACTCAAAATCAACGCTTTCGCAGCCATATGTACAGTGCTCTCAG gaCTGTTAGGGATGGTGGCTCATATGATGTACACCACTGTATTTCAGCTAACTGTGATCGTGGGTCCCAAAGACTGGAGACCTCAGACATGGGACTATGGCTGGTCATTTGC GCTTGCATGGGTGTCTTTCAGCTGCTGCATGGGGGCTGCAGTTATGACCCTTAATTCTTACACAAAAACAGTCATTGAGCTACGTCACCGCCAGAGGCTTCGATTAGAGGAGGCCCGTGCTACAAGCCACGCTCCGTCCTACAATGAGGTGGTCCCAGGTGGAGGGCTGTACTCCGTCAGTGGACTACTGCAGTGCCCAAATGGGGTGATAGACTCTATGTGGGCATCCAATGGGAGCATGGGACTGGTGCAAGAGAGGGATGTGCCCACCCTGGTACTGGTTGGAGGATGTGGACAAGATTCGTGTGAGGActgtgagagagagatggatgagaTGAAGGAGGCCATGAATGGAATAGATTCTCCTTGTTAA
- the atg12 gene encoding ubiquitin-like protein ATG12, translated as MSDNAESPTETQKDDPSIQHAATEQTGASDEKKKIDVLLKAVGDAPIMKTKKWSVERGRTVQSLAQFISRFLKLEASEQLFIYVNQSFAPSPDQEVGVLFECFGSDGKLVLHYCKSQAWG; from the exons ATGTCTGATAACGCAGAGTCTCCTACAGAAACTCAAAAAGATGATCCTTCGATTCAGCATGCTGCCACTGAACAAACTGGAGCGTCGGATGAGAAGAAAAAGA ttgaTGTGCTGTTGAAAGCAGTAGGTGATGCACCTATCATGAAGACCAAAAAATGGTCCGTGGAAAGAGGGAGGACAGTACAGTCACTTGCTCAGTTTATCTCACGCTTTCTCAAACTGGAGGCTAGTGAACAACTG TTCATATATGTCAATCAGTCATTTGCTCCATCACCAGACCAAGAAGTGGGTGTGCTTTTCgag TGTTTTGGGAGTGATGGGAAACTAGTTCTCCATTACTGCAAGTCACAGGCCTGGGGATGA
- the rcvrn2 gene encoding recoverin 2, protein MGNAKSSAMSKEILEDLKLSTKFSENELSQWYENFQKQCPSGRITPDEFKKIYERFFPDSDAAAYAHHVFRSFDTNDDGTLDFKEYIIALHMTSTGKTERKLEWAFSLFDVDKNGYITKSEVAEICQAIFKLIPKEEQENLPADENTPEKRADKLWSFFDKKDNERLAEGEFIQGILDNEGAIHLIQYEPHK, encoded by the exons ATGGGGAATGCCAAAAGCAGCGCCATGTCCAAGGAGATCCTGGAGGATCTCAAACTCAGCACCAAATTCTCAGAGAACGAACTGTCACAGTGGTACGAGAACTTCCAGAAGCAGTGTCCGTCTGGCCGTATCACACCAGATGAGTTTAAAAAGATCTACGAGCGCTTTTTCCCAGACAGTGATGCCGCAGCATACGCCCACCACGTCTTCCGCTCCTTTGACACGAATGATGATGGGACGCTGGATTTCAAGGAATACATTATTGCTCTACACATGACATCAACGGGAAAGACGGAGCGAAAGCTGGAGTGGGCCTTTTCACTTTTCGATGTCGACAAGAACGGCTACATCACCAAGTCAGAAGTGGCTGAAATCTGTCAG GCGATCTTTAAACTGATCCCTAAAGAAGAGCAGGAAAATCTTCCAGCAGACGAGAACACTCCCGAGAAGAGAGCCGACAAACTGTGGTCGTTCTTCGATAAAAAAGATAATG AGCGATTGGCCGAGGGGGAGTTTATTCAAGGCATTCTTGACAATGAAGGTGCGATCCACCTTATTCAATACGAGccccacaaataa